In Calothrix sp. PCC 7507, one DNA window encodes the following:
- the glcD gene encoding glycolate oxidase subunit GlcD yields MLTQDKQQRNWKPIIKQFEAVLGKNGVVQRREELITYECDGLSCYRQRPALVVLPRTTEQVAAAVKICNEYSIPFIARGSGTGLSGGALPLVDSVLIVTSLMRQILSIDLDNQRAIVQPGVINSWVTQAVSGAGFYYAPDPSSQIICSIGGNIAENSGGVHCLKYGVTTNHVLGLKIVTAEGEIVDLGGQIPEMPGYDLTGVFVGSEGTLGIATEITLKILKSAESICVLLADFTSVEDAGASVSDIISAGIIPGGMEMMDNFSINAVEDVVATNCYPRDATAILLVEIDGLEIEVAENKQRVAEICLQNGARNITTASDLETRLKLWKGRKAAFAAAGHLSPDYYVQDGVIPRTQLPYVLREIEVLSQKFGYPVANVFHAGDGNLHPLILYDNSVPGALDKVEELGGEILKLCVKVGGSISGEHGIGADKKCYMPEMFSEADLETMQWVRQVFNPQGLANPGKIFPTPRTCGEAANSASFKQFEGVEKF; encoded by the coding sequence ATGCTCACCCAAGATAAACAACAACGTAACTGGAAACCCATCATCAAACAATTTGAGGCTGTTCTGGGCAAAAATGGCGTAGTTCAACGCCGGGAGGAACTCATTACCTATGAATGCGATGGGTTATCTTGCTATCGCCAACGTCCGGCGCTGGTGGTTTTACCCAGGACGACAGAACAAGTTGCAGCAGCGGTGAAGATATGCAACGAATACTCTATTCCCTTCATCGCCCGCGGTTCTGGTACTGGTTTATCTGGTGGTGCTTTACCGTTGGTAGATTCGGTTTTAATAGTCACGTCTTTGATGCGGCAAATACTTAGCATAGATTTAGATAATCAACGCGCCATCGTCCAACCTGGAGTAATTAACAGTTGGGTTACGCAAGCAGTAAGTGGTGCTGGTTTTTACTACGCTCCCGACCCTTCTAGCCAAATTATCTGCTCGATTGGGGGTAATATTGCTGAAAATTCTGGTGGAGTGCATTGTCTAAAATACGGAGTCACCACCAACCACGTTTTGGGATTAAAAATTGTCACGGCTGAGGGTGAAATTGTCGATTTGGGAGGACAAATTCCGGAAATGCCTGGTTATGATTTAACAGGCGTATTTGTCGGTTCAGAAGGTACTTTGGGTATAGCCACAGAAATTACTCTCAAAATTCTTAAAAGTGCAGAGTCAATTTGTGTATTATTGGCAGATTTCACCAGCGTTGAAGACGCAGGCGCCAGCGTTTCTGACATCATCAGCGCCGGGATTATTCCTGGTGGGATGGAAATGATGGATAATTTCAGCATCAATGCTGTGGAAGATGTTGTAGCCACGAATTGTTACCCTCGTGATGCCACTGCTATTCTGTTAGTAGAAATTGACGGTTTGGAGATTGAAGTAGCAGAAAATAAACAGCGTGTTGCAGAAATTTGTCTTCAGAATGGTGCGCGCAATATTACTACAGCGAGTGATTTAGAAACGCGATTAAAATTGTGGAAAGGACGGAAAGCCGCTTTTGCAGCTGCCGGACATTTAAGCCCAGATTATTATGTCCAAGATGGTGTAATTCCCCGCACTCAGTTACCCTATGTGCTGCGAGAAATTGAGGTGCTAAGTCAAAAATTTGGATATCCAGTTGCTAATGTATTTCATGCCGGTGATGGTAATCTCCATCCCCTAATTCTTTATGATAATTCTGTACCTGGAGCATTAGACAAAGTAGAAGAATTAGGAGGAGAAATTCTCAAACTATGTGTAAAAGTTGGTGGGAGCATTTCTGGTGAACATGGTATCGGTGCTGATAAAAAATGTTATATGCCAGAGATGTTTAGTGAAGCTGATTTAGAAACTATGCAATGGGTACGGCAAGTTTTTAATCCCCAAGGTTTAGCAAATCCTGGAAAGATATTTCCTACACCGCGCACTTGTGGTGAAGCGGCGAATTCTGCAAGTTTTAAGCAGTTTGAAGGGGTAGAAAAGTTTTAA
- a CDS encoding CHASE2 domain-containing serine/threonine-protein kinase, producing the protein MAEEPTSTLTKKYVSAAIRRLSKPTKATSTVSIRHRRRLTYFSHLLTGTVAISAALLSASGVGLVQLLENQSLSAFFQVHGPTLPPEDIVILAIDDQSISNSKQYYTDDPKRYAHLEPLKSYPFKRVAYAQIIEKLIQAGARSVALDVVFDTPSSYGPADDRQLQAVLQKYGDKVTLAALYEDSLANQGPTIQLRLPQEMFRTGSVSMGTVNFPIDVDGKVHRLASEYGKLSVLDDILADKVPSFDEAVLRAAQVNYPRPKGDRIYFWGPPGTFELIPFWYVLDPQSWNDYLQQGKVFQNKIVVIGATAQLPNDYHAVAASQNPQKMSGVEIHANAIATLMTGKAIAQGIESPPLRGLFVLFLVGGSTLIITRSKQGTNRLILSIALASIWGGISYVLFIHGQLIFPTTVPILAIALSGFSYLGTEAAREILRKRQLVDIFQKYKSSPVVQEIISQQDDLLDLLQERDLAVAGKILGGRYKIVKVLGAGGFSETYIAEDTQRPGNPRCVVKQLKPANTKPEALQLARRLFSSEAQTLEKLGTHNQIPQLLASFEEDAEFYLIQEYIVGHPLSQELPSGKAIPENSVIDILKDLLQTLAFIHKNGVIHRDIKPSNIIRRHSDWKAVLIDFGAVKEVTIPQIENQDQTPFTIGIGTKGYAPSEQCFGRPQYSSDIYAVGMIGIKALTGIAPHEFARDADQELQWRDKAEVSHSLAEILSKMVLDDFKQRYQSASEVIEALDRLVGHEAQTDPSTMNTLSLDDAEASTTPWLEEY; encoded by the coding sequence ATGGCAGAAGAACCTACATCTACCTTAACTAAAAAATATGTCTCTGCTGCCATTAGACGGTTAAGTAAACCCACAAAAGCAACTTCGACGGTGTCAATACGTCATCGCCGACGGCTGACTTACTTTAGTCATTTGCTCACGGGAACCGTAGCAATAAGTGCCGCACTGCTAAGTGCTTCTGGTGTCGGCTTGGTGCAATTGCTGGAAAATCAGTCACTTTCGGCTTTTTTTCAAGTGCATGGGCCGACTCTCCCGCCAGAAGACATTGTAATTTTGGCAATTGACGACCAGTCGATATCAAACTCAAAACAGTACTATACTGACGATCCAAAACGATACGCTCACCTAGAACCACTAAAATCTTATCCCTTTAAACGTGTTGCATACGCCCAGATCATCGAAAAATTGATCCAGGCCGGTGCTAGGTCTGTAGCGTTAGATGTAGTTTTTGATACTCCAAGTAGTTATGGGCCAGCGGACGATCGCCAATTGCAAGCAGTACTGCAAAAATATGGTGATAAAGTGACTCTAGCAGCACTTTACGAAGATTCGCTAGCAAATCAAGGCCCCACCATACAACTAAGACTACCTCAGGAAATGTTTCGTACTGGTTCAGTGTCGATGGGTACGGTGAATTTTCCCATAGATGTAGATGGCAAAGTGCATCGATTAGCTAGCGAGTATGGGAAGCTCTCAGTGTTAGATGACATCCTGGCTGATAAAGTACCATCCTTTGATGAGGCTGTACTAAGGGCAGCACAAGTAAATTATCCCCGACCCAAGGGCGATCGCATCTATTTTTGGGGACCACCGGGTACATTTGAGCTAATTCCTTTTTGGTATGTACTCGACCCGCAAAGCTGGAATGATTACTTGCAACAGGGAAAGGTTTTTCAAAACAAAATCGTGGTGATTGGTGCGACAGCCCAGTTACCAAACGATTATCATGCAGTAGCTGCTAGCCAAAACCCTCAAAAAATGTCGGGGGTGGAAATTCATGCTAATGCGATCGCTACTTTGATGACAGGAAAAGCGATCGCCCAAGGAATTGAGAGTCCACCTCTCCGGGGTTTGTTTGTGCTGTTTTTAGTCGGGGGTAGCACCCTAATCATCACTAGAAGCAAGCAAGGGACAAATAGATTGATCTTGAGCATCGCCCTAGCGAGTATCTGGGGAGGGATAAGTTATGTACTATTTATACATGGTCAATTAATTTTCCCGACGACTGTACCCATATTAGCGATCGCCCTCAGTGGATTTTCTTATTTGGGAACCGAGGCGGCTAGAGAAATTCTCAGAAAACGCCAACTAGTAGATATTTTTCAGAAATATAAATCTTCCCCAGTTGTTCAAGAAATTATCAGTCAGCAAGATGACCTCTTAGACCTACTCCAAGAACGAGATTTAGCAGTAGCGGGAAAAATACTTGGTGGACGCTACAAAATTGTCAAAGTTCTCGGTGCTGGTGGGTTCAGCGAAACTTACATTGCTGAAGACACCCAACGCCCTGGAAACCCGCGATGTGTTGTCAAACAGCTAAAACCAGCCAACACTAAACCCGAAGCTCTACAACTTGCCAGACGGTTATTCAGTTCAGAAGCGCAAACTTTGGAAAAATTGGGTACACACAATCAAATACCCCAGCTTTTGGCTTCATTTGAAGAAGACGCAGAATTTTATCTAATTCAAGAATACATAGTTGGTCATCCTCTCAGTCAAGAACTGCCATCAGGCAAAGCCATTCCCGAAAACTCAGTTATCGATATCTTAAAAGACCTCTTGCAAACATTGGCATTTATTCATAAAAATGGTGTCATTCACCGGGATATTAAACCCAGCAATATTATTCGGCGACACTCAGACTGGAAGGCTGTACTGATTGACTTTGGGGCGGTCAAAGAAGTCACAATCCCCCAAATAGAAAACCAAGACCAAACTCCTTTCACTATTGGCATTGGTACTAAAGGTTATGCGCCAAGTGAGCAATGTTTTGGGCGACCTCAATACAGTAGTGACATCTATGCAGTCGGGATGATTGGGATTAAAGCTTTAACTGGTATCGCCCCTCACGAGTTTGCTAGAGATGCCGATCAAGAATTGCAATGGCGGGATAAAGCAGAAGTCAGCCACTCCTTAGCGGAAATTCTCAGCAAAATGGTGCTAGATGACTTCAAACAGCGCTATCAGTCAGCATCAGAGGTTATAGAAGCGTTAGATAGGTTAGTCGGTCATGAAGCTCAAACAGATCCCTCAACAATGAATACTCTCTCCTTAGATGATGCTGAAGCTTCCACCACACCTTGGCTAGAAGAATATTGA
- a CDS encoding GDSL-type esterase/lipase family protein: protein MSYKITILLYSSFLFNILSLALVTLLIARRYGLVYKIKKKLLVKLKKAHNNYSAYYLHKTSQFEILPKTEDAVIFLGDSITDEAEWTELLDKPNIKNRGISGDTTDGILNRLDEIVKSQPQKIFIMIGINDLMSHKSVTRILADYKYILSDFQNQIPNTEVFIQSVLPVNNKITRYWQNNNNILKLNLGLQELGKEFKNQYINVFSHLSDSENQLDTQYTLDGLHLNGQGYLAWKKVIEKHVM from the coding sequence ATGAGCTATAAAATTACTATCTTGCTATATTCTTCGTTCTTATTCAATATTTTGTCGCTAGCATTAGTAACTTTATTAATTGCTAGACGTTACGGCTTAGTATATAAAATTAAAAAAAAATTACTCGTCAAGCTTAAAAAAGCTCACAATAATTACTCAGCTTATTATTTACATAAAACAAGCCAGTTTGAAATACTGCCAAAAACCGAAGATGCAGTAATATTTCTGGGAGATAGTATAACTGATGAAGCTGAATGGACAGAGTTGCTAGATAAGCCCAATATAAAAAATCGTGGCATTTCTGGTGATACAACAGATGGAATATTAAATCGTCTTGATGAAATAGTCAAATCTCAACCCCAAAAAATCTTTATCATGATTGGTATCAATGACTTGATGAGTCATAAATCCGTAACCCGGATTTTGGCAGATTACAAGTATATTTTAAGTGACTTCCAAAATCAAATCCCCAACACAGAAGTATTTATTCAAAGTGTCTTACCTGTGAATAACAAAATTACCCGTTATTGGCAAAACAATAACAATATATTAAAACTCAACCTGGGATTGCAAGAGTTAGGTAAAGAATTTAAGAATCAATATATAAATGTGTTTTCTCATTTATCTGATTCTGAAAATCAATTAGATACCCAATATACCCTGGATGGTCTACATTTAAATGGTCAAGGCTATTTGGCATGGAAAAAAGTTATTGAAAAACATGTGATGTAA
- a CDS encoding glycoside hydrolase family 10 protein, with product MNRFARRCFCYLLCLELILCLVAFSLPSRSAYYQKASPPTTTEIRGVWLTNVASGVFFVPWGINRALNQLSALNFNTIYPVVWNRGYTFYKSAVAKNATGSDAQPLLKFMHGGQDVLAKLIKLAKPQGLSIIPWFEYGFMTPSNSELARRYPDWLTIGQEGINSIKETPPEEINNNFVGKIAWLNPLHPQVQEFIKGLIVEVVSNYDVNGIQLDDHFGMPVQFGYDPLTIQLYQQEHNGKRPPKNFFDSEWMRWRANKITDFMAVIYQAVKTVKPYVKISLSPNSQAFAYKYYLQNWEDWIKKGLVDELILQVYRDDKKSFINELAQPSVEFARSQIPVGVGISTGTLSDPVEIAQIIEQVEVVRDRKFPGISFFYWESLWGYISPESPQQRRRAFLEMFYTKAARPQPPKKS from the coding sequence ATGAATCGGTTTGCTCGCCGTTGTTTTTGTTACTTGCTATGTTTGGAATTAATACTATGCTTAGTAGCATTTTCGCTTCCTTCTCGTTCCGCTTATTACCAAAAAGCAAGTCCTCCAACCACAACAGAAATCCGTGGAGTTTGGCTAACTAATGTTGCTAGTGGTGTATTCTTTGTACCCTGGGGTATTAACCGTGCTTTAAACCAACTATCAGCACTTAATTTTAATACGATTTATCCTGTGGTTTGGAATAGGGGATACACTTTTTATAAAAGTGCTGTAGCTAAAAATGCTACAGGCTCTGATGCTCAACCTTTACTCAAATTCATGCATGGTGGACAGGATGTTTTAGCAAAGTTGATTAAACTTGCTAAACCTCAAGGGTTAAGTATCATTCCTTGGTTTGAATACGGTTTTATGACGCCGTCTAATTCAGAATTAGCAAGGCGGTATCCGGACTGGTTGACAATTGGGCAAGAAGGGATAAACTCTATCAAGGAAACACCACCGGAGGAAATCAACAATAACTTTGTTGGTAAGATAGCTTGGCTCAATCCTTTGCATCCCCAAGTTCAGGAGTTTATCAAAGGATTAATTGTGGAAGTCGTGAGCAATTATGATGTGAATGGTATTCAGTTAGATGACCATTTTGGAATGCCAGTACAGTTTGGTTATGATCCTTTAACTATCCAACTTTACCAACAAGAACATAACGGCAAACGTCCGCCAAAAAACTTTTTTGACTCAGAGTGGATGCGTTGGCGAGCTAACAAAATTACTGACTTCATGGCAGTAATTTATCAAGCAGTGAAAACAGTTAAACCATACGTCAAAATTTCTCTTTCTCCTAATTCTCAAGCTTTTGCCTATAAATATTATTTGCAAAATTGGGAAGATTGGATAAAAAAAGGTTTGGTGGATGAGTTGATTTTGCAAGTATATCGAGATGACAAAAAAAGTTTTATTAATGAATTAGCACAGCCATCTGTAGAATTTGCTCGTAGTCAAATTCCTGTGGGTGTGGGCATATCTACAGGAACTTTAAGTGATCCTGTAGAAATTGCACAAATTATAGAACAGGTTGAGGTAGTGCGCGATCGCAAGTTTCCGGGTATTTCCTTTTTCTACTGGGAAAGCTTGTGGGGTTACATCTCGCCTGAATCACCTCAACAGCGGCGCAGGGCTTTTCTGGAAATGTTTTATACCAAAGCTGCAAGACCACAACCACCAAAGAAAAGTTGA
- a CDS encoding 2-isopropylmalate synthase has protein sequence MNTKPERIIIFDTTLRDGEQCPGATLNIDEKLVIAKQLARLGVDVIEAGFAFASPGDFEAVNKIAQIVGTEDGPVICSLARARHDDIKAAAEAIKPAAHGRIHTFIATSDIHLEYKLKKTKSEVLAIAEEMVAYAKSFTDDVEFSPEDAGRSNPEFLYQVLERAIAAGATTVNIPDTVGYTTPSEFGAIIKGIKENVPNIDQAIISVHGHNDLGLAVANFLEAVKNGARQLECTINGIGERAGNAALEELVMALHVRRQYFNPFLGKPVDSEEPLTNIDTRQIYKSSRLVSNLTGMLVQPNKAIVGANAFAHESGIHQDGVLKNKLTYEIMDAQLIGLTDNQIVLGKHSGRNAFRTRLKELGFELSDTELNKAFVRFKEVADKKKEISDWDLEAIVNDEIQQTPTLFRVELVQVSCGSNAKPTATVTLRTPDGEELTDAAIGTGPVDAVYKAINRVVNVPNQLIEFSVQSVTAGIDAIGEVTIRLKYESRVFSGHAANTDIIVASAQAYVNALNRLYASLQMQEKPKEVTAQ, from the coding sequence ATGAACACTAAACCAGAGCGAATCATTATTTTTGATACGACACTCCGTGATGGAGAACAGTGTCCGGGAGCTACCCTGAATATAGATGAAAAGCTAGTGATTGCCAAGCAACTAGCACGTCTAGGAGTGGATGTAATTGAGGCAGGTTTTGCCTTCGCCAGTCCTGGAGATTTTGAAGCAGTGAACAAAATTGCCCAAATTGTGGGGACAGAAGATGGCCCAGTGATTTGTAGTTTAGCCAGAGCTAGGCATGATGATATTAAAGCCGCAGCAGAGGCTATTAAACCAGCGGCTCATGGTCGGATTCATACCTTTATTGCTACTTCTGATATTCATCTAGAATACAAACTGAAAAAAACCAAATCAGAAGTATTGGCGATCGCCGAAGAAATGGTAGCCTATGCCAAAAGTTTCACCGATGATGTGGAATTCTCCCCGGAAGATGCAGGTAGATCTAATCCCGAATTTCTTTACCAAGTATTAGAGCGAGCGATCGCCGCCGGTGCAACAACAGTTAACATTCCTGATACCGTGGGATATACCACGCCCAGTGAATTTGGGGCAATCATTAAAGGCATTAAAGAAAACGTCCCCAACATCGATCAAGCAATTATTTCTGTTCACGGACATAACGATTTAGGTTTAGCAGTTGCCAACTTTTTAGAAGCCGTAAAAAATGGTGCAAGGCAACTAGAATGTACAATTAATGGTATTGGTGAACGGGCGGGAAATGCTGCATTAGAAGAGTTAGTCATGGCGTTGCATGTGCGGCGGCAATATTTCAATCCCTTCTTAGGTAAACCCGTAGATTCTGAAGAACCACTCACAAATATCGACACCCGTCAAATTTATAAATCTTCGCGACTAGTTTCCAATTTGACGGGAATGTTAGTGCAACCAAATAAAGCGATCGTTGGTGCAAATGCCTTTGCTCATGAATCGGGAATTCATCAAGATGGGGTGTTGAAAAACAAACTCACCTATGAAATTATGGATGCTCAATTGATTGGCTTAACAGACAATCAAATAGTATTAGGTAAACATTCTGGGAGAAATGCATTCCGCACCCGATTGAAAGAATTAGGCTTTGAACTGTCAGATACGGAACTAAATAAAGCCTTCGTCAGATTCAAAGAAGTAGCCGACAAAAAGAAAGAAATTTCTGATTGGGATTTGGAGGCGATCGTTAACGACGAAATCCAACAAACACCTACTTTATTCCGAGTAGAATTGGTGCAGGTTTCCTGTGGTAGCAATGCTAAACCCACCGCCACAGTCACTCTCCGCACTCCCGATGGTGAAGAACTCACAGATGCAGCAATTGGCACTGGGCCAGTAGATGCTGTTTATAAAGCCATCAACCGTGTAGTGAATGTACCCAATCAGTTAATTGAATTCTCTGTGCAATCAGTCACAGCAGGTATCGATGCCATTGGAGAAGTCACAATTCGTTTAAAATATGAATCTAGAGTGTTTTCTGGTCATGCAGCAAACACAGATATTATCGTCGCTTCCGCGCAGGCTTATGTTAATGCTCTCAATAGGCTATATGCATCTTTGCAAATGCAAGAAAAGCCTAAGGAAGTAACTGCACAGTAA
- a CDS encoding Uma2 family endonuclease, translating to MVQQVLINDDDYYVPDANQLVTEDDTPVDNFASAKQQRLLVSSLYSSLQSQTLLAEANVGIYYTDLQPPIVPDVFLSLDVQAPENWWEKQNRCYMVWRFGKTPEVVMEIVSNKEGEELGKKLQIYEQMRASYYIVYDPNQQLGEKILRVYELRGRRYTETVETWLEQVALGVTLWTGEFEGRQDVWLRWCNQDGNILLTGDEHAEQERQRAEQERQRAEQAEKRAQLLAERLRAMGIDPDNL from the coding sequence ATGGTTCAGCAAGTTCTAATCAATGATGATGATTACTACGTGCCAGATGCCAACCAGCTAGTCACCGAAGATGATACACCTGTGGACAATTTTGCATCTGCTAAACAACAACGCCTTTTAGTGAGTTCTCTTTACAGTTCTCTACAAAGCCAGACTCTTTTAGCTGAAGCTAATGTGGGCATTTACTACACAGACCTTCAGCCCCCCATTGTACCCGATGTTTTTCTCAGTTTGGATGTCCAAGCGCCTGAAAATTGGTGGGAGAAACAAAATCGTTGTTATATGGTTTGGCGTTTTGGCAAAACACCAGAAGTTGTGATGGAAATTGTCTCCAATAAAGAAGGTGAAGAACTGGGCAAAAAACTACAAATTTATGAACAAATGCGGGCGAGTTACTACATCGTATATGACCCAAATCAGCAATTAGGAGAAAAAATACTCCGTGTTTATGAACTTAGGGGAAGACGCTACACTGAGACTGTAGAAACTTGGTTAGAACAAGTTGCTTTAGGCGTAACTCTGTGGACAGGTGAATTTGAAGGTAGGCAAGATGTTTGGTTACGCTGGTGCAATCAAGATGGTAATATTTTGCTGACTGGTGATGAACATGCTGAACAAGAACGACAACGTGCTGAACAAGAACGACAACGTGCTGAACAAGCAGAGAAACGTGCCCAATTACTAGCAGAAAGATTGCGAGCTATGGGGATAGATCCAGATAATCTGTAA
- a CDS encoding NYN domain-containing protein has translation MGSPMNRLSIFVDGNNMFYAQQKNGWFFDPRRVLEYFKHEQSETTLINAFWYTGLKDPQDQRGFRDALISLGYTVRTKILKEYYDDSSGRYSQKANLDIEIVVDMFNTVDQYDRVVLFSGDGDFERAIELLRSKNTHITVVSTEGMIARELRNATDRYIDLNDIRDQIEKTEG, from the coding sequence ATGGGTTCTCCAATGAATCGTCTGTCTATTTTTGTAGACGGAAACAATATGTTCTATGCTCAACAAAAAAATGGCTGGTTTTTTGACCCCAGGCGAGTCTTAGAATACTTTAAACACGAGCAATCAGAAACAACATTAATCAATGCATTCTGGTACACTGGCTTAAAAGACCCGCAAGATCAACGAGGTTTTCGAGATGCTCTCATCAGTCTAGGATATACAGTCAGAACTAAAATTCTTAAAGAATATTATGATGATTCATCGGGTCGCTACTCACAAAAAGCCAATTTAGATATTGAAATTGTTGTAGATATGTTTAATACGGTAGATCAGTATGATCGAGTAGTTTTATTCAGTGGCGATGGAGATTTTGAAAGAGCAATCGAACTCTTACGCTCAAAAAACACACATATTACTGTAGTGTCAACAGAAGGCATGATAGCCAGAGAATTACGCAATGCTACGGATAGATATATAGATTTAAATGATATCAGAGATCAAATAGAAAAAACAGAAGGTTAA
- a CDS encoding ATP-binding protein: MNINQSESTIELTNLSPPYFLFGTDIEEKSSGEQFLLSIYDSVQASIFVVDVLEDGDFCYVALNPTHERWLGIRSEDLRGKKPEDILSPVDAIRVRQHYTDCVLFGKTISYEQCLQFQGVPTWWSTTLTPLRDGNSRIYRLIGTSTKITPAKQIEQCGGFPAERERLLAELQQQIHYLQTQLQSQMQQHTAQLQQTRNFQALVRRVTEQIRDNVDETQILQTVTQELADVLQLERCQIEFYSPCHTLVTVAYESAATLPFCQGLTRQIADFPAVYPQLLQKQAVQSVEIVQAWHPKLLVVTQMACPIFDTQGMIGNFWLIRPTQEAFDEFEIDLVQQIASQCAIAIRRAKLYEITESQVRELEKIEHIKNEFLRTLSHELRTPITNISLAAQTLESVLTPDRVLDPELVPQLLQILHNECSRGSKLINDLLTLTYLEVKPDPQTLIAIDLQTWLPPIIESFRELTACQRQQLNLTIETALPPLETDITELERIFTELLSHVCKYTPAGEAITVSAHLTVDTVQISFHNSGLEIPTDQLSRIFEPFYRLSKNDPWKYSGTGLELSLVQKMVRHLGGRIHVESAAGQTTFIVEFPL; the protein is encoded by the coding sequence ATGAATATCAATCAATCGGAATCAACCATAGAGTTGACAAATCTATCACCTCCATATTTTCTCTTCGGCACAGACATAGAGGAAAAGAGTAGTGGTGAGCAGTTTTTACTGAGCATCTATGATTCTGTGCAGGCATCGATTTTTGTCGTCGATGTTCTGGAGGATGGGGATTTTTGCTACGTGGCGCTCAACCCAACTCATGAGCGGTGGCTAGGTATCCGCTCAGAGGATCTCAGAGGCAAAAAACCAGAAGATATCCTTTCTCCAGTTGATGCTATCAGAGTACGTCAGCACTATACTGACTGCGTGCTGTTTGGCAAAACTATTTCCTATGAACAATGCTTGCAATTCCAGGGGGTTCCGACTTGGTGGAGTACAACTTTGACACCGCTACGAGATGGTAACTCGAGAATTTACCGATTGATTGGTACGAGTACTAAAATCACTCCAGCTAAACAGATAGAACAGTGTGGGGGATTTCCGGCAGAACGGGAGCGATTATTAGCAGAGCTACAACAGCAGATACATTATCTGCAAACTCAGCTACAGTCACAGATGCAGCAGCATACAGCCCAATTGCAGCAGACACGCAACTTTCAAGCCTTGGTGCGACGTGTGACGGAACAAATCCGCGACAATGTGGATGAAACCCAGATATTGCAAACAGTCACCCAAGAATTGGCAGATGTATTGCAACTTGAGCGCTGCCAAATCGAATTTTATAGCCCTTGTCATACTCTGGTGACAGTTGCTTACGAGTCGGCAGCCACTCTACCCTTTTGTCAGGGATTAACTAGACAGATTGCAGACTTTCCGGCAGTTTATCCGCAACTGTTGCAAAAACAAGCCGTGCAAAGCGTAGAAATTGTTCAGGCATGGCATCCAAAGTTACTGGTTGTCACCCAGATGGCTTGTCCGATTTTCGATACTCAAGGGATGATTGGTAATTTTTGGCTAATCAGACCAACACAAGAGGCTTTTGATGAATTTGAGATAGACTTAGTGCAACAGATAGCTAGTCAATGTGCGATCGCTATTCGCCGCGCTAAACTTTACGAAATAACAGAGAGCCAGGTTAGAGAACTAGAAAAAATTGAACACATCAAAAACGAATTTCTTCGCACCCTTTCCCATGAACTGCGGACACCCATAACTAACATTAGCCTTGCCGCTCAAACTCTGGAAAGTGTGCTGACACCAGACAGAGTCTTAGATCCAGAACTAGTTCCACAACTTTTGCAGATTCTGCACAATGAGTGTAGTAGAGGGAGTAAATTAATTAACGATCTACTCACACTCACATATCTAGAAGTCAAGCCAGATCCCCAAACTTTGATCGCCATTGACTTACAAACCTGGCTACCCCCCATCATCGAATCTTTTCGCGAACTCACTGCCTGTCAGCGACAACAATTAAACCTAACTATTGAAACTGCCCTCCCGCCTTTAGAGACAGATATCACAGAGTTAGAGCGAATTTTTACTGAATTGTTGAGCCATGTCTGCAAATATACCCCTGCAGGCGAAGCCATCACAGTTTCTGCTCATCTGACGGTGGATACAGTGCAAATTAGTTTCCACAATTCTGGGTTAGAAATTCCTACCGATCAACTCTCAAGGATTTTCGAGCCGTTCTATCGCCTATCCAAAAATGACCCCTGGAAATATAGTGGTACCGGACTGGAGCTATCATTAGTGCAGAAAATGGTGAGACATTTGGGTGGCAGAATTCATGTAGAGAGTGCAGCTGGTCAAACCACTTTTATAGTAGAGTTTCCTCTTTAA